The sequence TAATATGAACAAAGAATCATCATTTCTATACATTACACCTTTCATAACATGCTTGTCTATATGTTTTCTAACTACACATAAAAAATAACTCATTATTtgatcaaaataaaaaatgcaacgtACTTTAAAGGGAGGCAAAGTTAAGGAAAAATTAGCCATATGAGTTAAGACGAagttacaaatgcattaatttcttaaGAATTTCAATGTTTGGTGATGGAGCATAGTGAAATCAAACCATGTTTGAAAAATTTGTTCGATTCTATGTTGCCCATCCACATCACAAGACATTCAAAGTAGAAATAAACTCACAACTGAGTAGTGATTGAATTGAAAAGTATATCTTATGTAGAAATATAAGAGATCAACTAGCTAACATATTTAATTCTAATGCTACTAGAAATAAAATTGATAAAAGGTTGATTAAATTTAGGCTTGCTAGGACATTTTAGTAGAAATTAATAAATTATGAGATAATTTTTAACTAATAAAAAAGAATAAATTGCTTAAGGGTAACTATTTAAGTGAAGATtggtttttcatttattttttaatgtAAGGTCAATTCTTTATATAAATACTGGTGGATTTATTAGTGACCAATTATTTATTGGTATTGTGTATATATGACTAATAATTTATGAAGAGATTTTCTTTGATCAACATCATgtaatgtttattatttatttagaaatTAATGATTTACATAAAGTGATTCtctataaatattatttatataaagTTAGATTTTTTGCAAGAATCGGTTTTTCTTCAATGAACTAAAAATGACAATAGATAAAGATCATCATATAAATAGTTTGAATTATTGTTTATAGAGAAGTTATAAGCGTATGGTATGTTCATTTTTAAAGAAAATAGACTAATACCCAAATATAATCAATAGCCTTATAATAGTACTTAGATAATTTTATGATAAAATacaattgaaattttaaaaaaattatattacttGAAAACGAAGAATTTGAATAAATaatcaaattttgtataaaattattctaattcataaaattaatttgcatatagatttaaatttttttttataaatgtgaGCAAAACATTCTTTACTTCTGATCGATACCTTCATAAACAGCActtaattaagatttaattaagcATAATTCTATTATACGGTGTATGTTTATATTGGTCACGAAATTATGCGAAAAACTCGGAATGCAAGTAGGCACTGATGGACCCAATAATTGAAGCTTTTGACATGTTTTAGAAGCTGTGGGAAAAGACGAGCACAGAATTAACCATCACTCTAGGACCAGCGCAATCCTTAGTTTGCATGTTTCACGTTGTTTTGGATAAGACAATATTTACACAGTGGGGAACGAACTATTAGGGAATTAACATTCACTCAATTTCTGATTTAAACATGTTTCACATTGTTTTGCGTCCAGACAATTTTTATATGGTAGGGAACAGAATCGTACGGAATTGACAATCAGATACGACTACTGCAATTCTTACTTTTAAGATGTCTCACATTGTTTAGTCGATGAGTCAGAGTGGACTTTACCAATTGTAAACCGATTAAATCGGCACTTGTAATGCTATAAATTAACTAAAATGGTTGAAGCTTGTATTGGTGTGAAAGCTCGTAGAGATTGTGCTAAGATGGCTTCTGTTAACTTCTCAATTTCCAAAGAttatgagttcaagattgttaacACAGAAGTTATAGTGCCTGCTCTTCCAATGCAGCAGTACATCGTTCCTCTGTCAAACCTGGATCTCACTATTCCTCCAGTTTCTGTGCATGTCTTCTTCTGTTATAAAAATCCCTTTCCTAGGACTTTCGCATCAGCACTATCTCATCTCAAGACTTCCCTCTCGAAGGTGTTAGTGTCCTACTATGTACTTGCAGGAAGAATGGTTACAGATAGTATTGGCCTACCAAAGGTTCATTGCAATAACAAGGGAGTTCGCTTCACCCAAGCTTATGCTGCAGCTGCTCTTTCTCAGCTGAATTTATACAACCCTGATGAGTCTGTGCAGGGGAAGCTTgttcctttactttcaaaaccctttCAGGAAGATGGCATTCCTGTCTTTGCTGTTCAGGTAAAGGATTTTATAGAGCACATACTTCTTTCCACttgttttggtttatgcataacaatctTAACAGGTTTTTGGCATTTGCAGGTGACAGAGTTTAGTTGTGGAGGTATTGTTGTTGGCTGCACATTCGACCACAGAATTGCAGATGCATACTCTGCAAACATGCTTTTGACAAGTTGGGCAAACCTTTGTAGAAATGACTCAAATGTACCTCTGAATCCAAGCATCACTCGCTCTATATTGTGCCCTCGAGATTCCCCTGCTTACTGTGCTGAAATTGACAATACGTATGTGAGGCATACTTCACAAGAATGCGGCCAAGAAAATCCTCACCCACCTTCTTTAGCAAGTAGAATTTACTATCTAGATGTGAAGAACATTATGGATCTGCAATTTAATGCAAACAAAGATGGTAAGCGCTGTACAAAATTAGAGGTGTTCAGTGCTTACTTATGGAAGCTAATGATATGCACCCAGAAGGTCAAGGACACTATGAATTGTAAAATAGGAATAGTAGTAGATGGCCGCCCACACTTAAAGGAGATTGGAGTTTCTGCTAATTACTTTGGCAATGTCCTAATCTTGCCCTTTGCTGAGTCTGATGCTAGTTGTATAAAAAGCAAATCACTTTGTTGGAGTGCAGGGTTAATTCATGATGCCATACAGAGTGCAGCAAACGAGGAGCATTTTCAAAGCTTAATTGACTTGGTGGAAACTACACAGCCAACACCTGTCTTAGCCAAGATTTACTGCAGAGAAGATGACAATCAGTCCAGTGGACCTGCAGTTTTGGTGTCTTCTGGACTGCGGTTTCCTTTGTATGAGGTTGATTTTGGATGGGGAAAGCCTACGTTTGGAAGTTACCATTTCCCTTGGGGTGGTGAAGCGGGGTATGTCATGCCAACTCAGAGCCCTGCAGGAGACGGTAGTTGGATTGTATACATGCATCTTCCTCTGGAACAGTTAAATGCAATTGAATCTGATCCCAATCGCATTCTACTTCCAGTCACACAAGATTTCTTACATTTGGCTTAGGAATATCTTAGAAACCTAAGTGGGAATATGCTTGAAGCATTGTATCTATAAAGTTATAGTGTTGGAGCTGAATGTACACCCGAcattcaattttttatgttttaatgaACTTGAGGAATTGAATTTATTAATACTGTTGGCAGTAAGAGGTTTTATGGTGTTCAAATTTAAGAATCAAGTCTCCATGAATCACAGTCAACTGagatgttttattttttaatttgttgtttCTATATTATTATATAAAGTAATCATCTTCAATTTTTATTATACAATTCAGTTTGTGTGTTTCCATATATTCTTTAATGAACTCTCCTGCTCAGAAGTCACAGCGTATACCTCTTTGTTTATTTACTTAATTGTAAATTCCTCAAACTAATTAAAATGTGACATTTGTCTGTTAACTCCAAAGGTTCCTATTGACTAAGAAGATCCGATTCTATGAAAGCCGATCTGATGCTTCAGATGCATGTTCTTACCATGACAACATTTGCCTTCCATGTTTCGATCTTTTTAGAAATTTCCATCTTCCCACTTTTAGAAACTTATATAATTAGTTGAATATTGATTACCATTAGAATCGAGTTATTGATTTGACATAATTAGCCGTGGACTAACAGAGCAAGACACCTCCGAGCAATCAAAAGATACTAATTCGATTGCCAACCTTTGTCGATTCGATTCAATTTATCTAATCAGGTTAGATTGAGGAGAACAGAACTCGAAGGATCAGGGTCTGAGAGAGAAGACTTCATAAATATGTGATGAGCGATGTGAAAGAGCGAAGGAGGGCGCTCTTTGGGGGAGATCTTCGTGTCAAAATTTTGGGTATTCGAAAGCAGAAGGAAAAGGAGATGGCACACGGAGAAAAAAAGCCTGGAAGAGGCGATGCAAATCGGTGAAGTCCTTGGTATAAAAGTTATTGTGTTTATTCATGGCTTCCTATTAAATGAAGTCGTAGTCTTTAACGAACTGTTGGAGTTTGTAGAAGGGTTCGTAAGGGATTCTTTTATAGAAGTTGTGTGGCACAACAACGATAGAACGACAGAAGGGCGAGGGAGTTGCAGGAAGATTGAAGAGCAAACAAAGGGCctagcttaaatcacacacactaagcgtTGACTGCTTAGTGTGGTGCATGTGGGCCCGCTCAACCTGTTCGTTTCTGTTAGAGTCACCGGTTAGCAAGCGGTTCCCGCGCATAAGGAATCTCATGTTCAAATTCAAACTCATCATTGTTCCCGCACCGCTGCCATAAAGTGTTTGATCACATTTAAAAGGGGATAGCCTCTCATCGAATACGGTTATTGCAGCGGACATAAGACATGGGTGTCCTCAGGAAGCAGTCGCGCTTTTTCAACGTATGCAACAAGCAGGTTTCCAACCCCATTAGTTGATATTTGCCAAAGTAATCCCAGCCtctgcaaaaatgggagctttgaaagaTACTTCATTTGGCAGAAGTAAAGCCATACTCTGCAACCTTTTGCCAGTATTCTTCCAGCTTGTGCCAAATGAGAGCTTTGGAATAGGGAATGAACATCTATCAAAACATAAAGGTTAGatgaattttgttagatgttttaGTTGCTACTGCTCTGGTAGACATGCCTGCAAGAAGTGGAAGTATATACATGGCATGTGAACTGTTTTAAAAAATGCCTCAAAGGAA is a genomic window of Cryptomeria japonica chromosome 7, Sugi_1.0, whole genome shotgun sequence containing:
- the LOC131056897 gene encoding coniferyl alcohol acyltransferase, which encodes MASVNFSISKDYEFKIVNTEVIVPALPMQQYIVPLSNLDLTIPPVSVHVFFCYKNPFPRTFASALSHLKTSLSKVLVSYYVLAGRMVTDSIGLPKVHCNNKGVRFTQAYAAAALSQLNLYNPDESVQGKLVPLLSKPFQEDGIPVFAVQVTEFSCGGIVVGCTFDHRIADAYSANMLLTSWANLCRNDSNVPLNPSITRSILCPRDSPAYCAEIDNTYVRHTSQECGQENPHPPSLASRIYYLDVKNIMDLQFNANKDGKRCTKLEVFSAYLWKLMICTQKVKDTMNCKIGIVVDGRPHLKEIGVSANYFGNVLILPFAESDASCIKSKSLCWSAGLIHDAIQSAANEEHFQSLIDLVETTQPTPVLAKIYCREDDNQSSGPAVLVSSGLRFPLYEVDFGWGKPTFGSYHFPWGGEAGYVMPTQSPAGDGSWIVYMHLPLEQLNAIESDPNRILLPVTQDFLHLA